The genomic window GCCAACGAGCGGCAATCGTAACTTCTTTTGGTCTAATTTTATGGAGGTAGCATTATCCTTCATTGCCTTTTTATATAAAAAAACCGCAATCAGGGCTGCAAGTATGAGAGTCCAGCCGTACCGAATCAAATATTGACTCATGCCCATGAGTATCATCGTCGAAAAAGGAAGTGAAATGCCCATACCATCAAAGATCTGCGCGAACTTGGGGATAACATACACAATAAGCGCTCCGACGCAGACAAATCCCGTGAAGCTGAGCAAGATGGGATAAATCATTGCAGAAACAATTTCGCTTCTGACCTTTTGCAGCCTTTCCTGAAATGCCCCCAATCTTTTGAGCACCTGCGGCAAAACCCCGCCCTCTTCTCCCGCACGCACCATATTGATATAAACACTGGAAAAGAGTTTGATATGGTTCGTAAGCGCTTCGGCAAAGGATTTTCCCGACTTTATTCCGTTCAGCAAATCCTCAACCACGTCTTTAATCATATTTCTATCCTGCCCGGACAATAAGATGGATAAGCTTTTGTCAAGGGGAATGCCGCCCTCAAGCAGCGTGGCAAGTTCCTGGGTAAAAGGCAAAACCGCTTTCTTGTTTAACCGGTTCAGAAAAAAACCAAATTGTTTATTCTTATCCGCCTGTTGAATGTACAAAACAATATGGCCTGATTTGCGAAGTTCAGTAATCAGGTCTGCCCTGCTCAGGGCTTCTTTTTCCCCTTCTACAATACCACTGGATGCTGTTAA from Candidatus Brocadia sp. includes these protein-coding regions:
- a CDS encoding type II secretion system F family protein codes for the protein MSVFRYKLLTASSGIVEGEKEALSRADLITELRKSGHIVLYIQQADKNKQFGFFLNRLNKKAVLPFTQELATLLEGGIPLDKSLSILLSGQDRNMIKDVVEDLLNGIKSGKSFAEALTNHIKLFSSVYINMVRAGEEGGVLPQVLKRLGAFQERLQKVRSEIVSAMIYPILLSFTGFVCVGALIVYVIPKFAQIFDGMGISLPFSTMILMGMSQYLIRYGWTLILAALIAVFLYKKAMKDNATSIKLDQKKLRLPLVGNLLWKMQISRFARTLGTLLENGVPLLKSMDIVKDVLSNRYLADILRDVKANVKEGAGLTLSLAKRGFLPEIAVHLLKVGEETGNLDKMLLKVADNFDADIEHRMKRLVTMVEPVLILLMGALIGVIVISMLTAILSVNDLRF